The stretch of DNA TGGTCCAAAGCCTTGCCCCGAACTGGGCTCGGGTAATGGCCGTGTAAAAATTCTGCGCGTTGACCAGAGGCGATTCAACTGGTGCCAATACGAAGACACGGGGATAGGTCTTGGACTGCGCTGAATACACGGTTTCGGCATAACCGTGGTCCCAAGTCTTGTGCTCGGACAAGTCCACCTGCTGGACGCGGCTATCCCGATCCCAGCGAATGGTCGCCAGCGCCCCTTCCAGTCTTTCCACCGTTCCCCGCTCGGCATTGCGAAGATCGAGCTCACGATTGACGAGGCGCCACTGGATACGATCGCCTGCCGCCAGATCGCGATTTTCAGGGTTGAACACATTGATGTGTCGCGCTCTGGCGGTCTGCGGATCCCAGCGTATCGTGCGGCCATTCTCGTCCACCAGACGCACAATCTGACGGCCATTGGTCTCCCGTCCCAATCCCACCACGCGGTAGTCGGCATGCCGGGCGACACCCAGACCCGCAATCTCGCGATCAAAGCGGAGCACCTGACCTGCCCGATAGAAGCGAGCCATATGCTTCTCGATATCGGTCATTCCCGCCGGCGCGAGGATGGAAAGCCGGCTGTCCTCGGCGGCCAGTCCGCTCTCGTTTTTGAGCGCCTCACGGATCTTGCTGTTGACGATCAGCCGCGTTGCATTGTCGAGGACGAGGATATTGGTGGCGGTTCGCGAATCCGGTTTGAGCCTGATCCAGGCATTGACGACCTGCTCGGCCATCTTTTCGTTGTCAGTAACGGTGCTGACACTGTCGAGCTTGGCCAAGGCCTCGGCAAAGTTCCCCGCCCGTGCCTGGGTAACAGCCGCTTTGATCGATTTGGTTTCCTGCCGCACCGCTTCGGTCAATTCAACCGTCGGCAGCCCCAAACGGCGCATCAGCCAGAAGGGTTTGCCCTGCTCGATCGCGCCCGTCTGTTTCTCATCACCCAAGAGGAGCAGTCGCGCGCCCGTGGTCCGGCTGATGTCCAGTAACCGCCGGGCCTGACGGTTCCCCAATTGTCCTGCCTCATCGAGCACCAGAACATGACGGTCGGTGATTCCCTGCCCGCCACGCGCGACAAAGCTCGCAACGGTATGAGACTGGATATTTGCCTTCGCGCCCAGTTCGGCGGCGGCCGATGATGTGGGGGCCAAAGCGATCAGAGTGGTCCCCGGTTCCGCGGCCTCCCCCAGCACTCTCACCAGCGTCGATTTGCCGGAACCGGCAACCCCGTGAATGGCGGTGATGCGATCCCGCGTCAGCGCCGTCTCGATAAGGGCGCGTTGCTGCTGCCCGTTAAGATTGGTTCCTTCAAGGACTGCCAGCAAGCGATCACTCGATGCAATCGGGCGGGCATCATCAAGCCCGAGCGCAATATGCTGGGTGAGCGCCAGTTCCTGCCGCCAGGATTGGCGAGAGGTACGCCCGCGGGTCAAGATCTTGTCGCCGGTCTGCTCATGGGTAGGCAGCAGCTTGCGCATCACCTCATGTTCTTCGACCCGGGAACGAATATCTTCCAGCCGGACTTCACCAACATGGGCGGCAAGACCGGTCCGCAGAATATCGCCCAGATTGTTGACCGCCTCGGTGATTTCCAATTGCCGCAGGCCGAACAGAGCCGCCCGAGACGCCTCCCGCTGCGTGGGTGGCAAATGCTTTCCCTCGCGCTCCTGGCTCGATACGGCAATAGCTCGAAGCGCTTCGAGACGATCCCCCGCCCGCTGATGCCATTGGGCGGTAAGTTCCTCCTCGCCAACCTTCGCCTTGGCCTTACGGGTGGCATAGAAGGAAGCGCGCTGTGCCTTCTGGCCCACCAGACCATGGTCGCGCGCATGCTCCTCGATCGCTTCCGCGCGCCGCGAGAATTGCTGGATCAGGTCGCCGGGCACACCGCGTATCTCGAACAATCCGGAGCGGGGATCGGTGTCGATTTCATAACCCTGCTCTCGCAGGCCGAACGCCAGAGCATTGCGATAGATCTGGCCCGCGACGCGCTGTTCGCCATACATAACCCGGCTTTCGAGGCTTGCCATGCGCTCCCCGCTTTCATGGTTGGTCATGTTGAGGAGCACGAGATGGGTATGGAGATGAGGGTCGAGTTCGCGGCTGCCATGCTCGGTGAAACGCGCGACCAGAATGCGCCCCGTCGTTTCGTAGAGGACCTTGCCTTCCTCCCGCCTTCGCAGTTGGGCCTGCTCTTCGAGATAGGAAATGGCCGCCGTGACCGCCCCCTCATGAGCCTCAAGCACACGGCTATCGCCAGCCACCAGCGCCATGATCGACACCGATTTGGGAGCGTTGACCGCGAAGTCCCAGCCGGGATGATGGTGGATGGTTCCATCAGAGCGATGACGCCCCAACTGCTGGTCATCAACCTTACCGGCCAGAAGTGTCCGCAGTACCTTGGCATCGACCGGACCAGACAGGCCAAGGTCGACGGCAAGCTTGCCGCCCCATTCCGAAGGCTCATTACCGCCCTTGGTGTAATAGTCTCCGACCGTATAGTAGCGGGCAATGTTGGCCGGTTGCCCATGAAGGCGCTGAGGCTGGATCATGCTGGCCTCGCCGGTTCACGCGGTCCATCATCGCGGCCATGCTGGACAAGATCGGACTGTATCTGCCCCTGCTTGCCGGCGAGGATCGACCAGAGGACCCGCGCCGGCACCGGAAGTTCGGCACCCTCTTCGTTGAGCAATATGTCCTCCACCCGTTGGGGATCGACCTCAGCCGACAGAGGCTGAAACAGGTCCGACTGGGGTGGCGGTGGCGCGGGCTCTTTTGGGGGCTTCGGTGGTTTCCGGGTGGGCTTATCGGCAACGATAACGTCAGGAACCGACATCTGCGTCGCCTCTCTTTCCATCGCCTCGCGCACGCGCGCTTCGGCATGAGCCATGCGCACAAGCGTTCTGGCTTTGTCGATCTGGAAGGCTGGCTCGGTGCGTTCGGCGAAAGCTTCTCCCAGCGAGGGAATATCATTGAAGCGGCTGTTGAAACGAACCACGGGGAGGTTGCGGCCAAAGCGCAGGAAGCCGACCAGATTGGGCAGGTTGGTGACCTCGGTCGGCATGACGAGGGGCCGCGTCACCTGCATACGCGACAGGTTGACGCCATCGCGCATGTCATTGACGCCATAGGACATGCCTTCATTGGCCTCCACCTGTTCCACTTGCCCCAGATTTTCCGAAACATGTTTGGCCGTGGCCGTATCATTGGCCCGCAGCGCCACCCAGGTTGAGCAATAGCCGGTAATCGCAGCAGCATCCTGAATGCCATAGGTTGCCTCGAGCTGCGGATAGGACTGGAAACCCAGGATGCCGCATCCGCCATATTTGCGGGCGCGGGCAAGAAAGTCCGAAAGCGAAGGCAGTTTCTGCAACGTGGGCAGTTCGTCGATCACACAATAAAGGCGCCGATCGCGATCGGGCGTAAGGCTCATGATCGCGCTGATGGCGATATCGAGCCAGACCGTGATCAGGGGCCGCAGAGACGGAAGCTGGTCCGCTTTCACGGTGATGAAAAGCCAGCTTCCCTCATCGCCCTTCTCCACCCACTCGCGGATCGAGAAGCCATCCTCAGTATCGTCAAGGTAGCTGAAGCTGCGCATCACCGAGGCAAGTTCGGCCTGGATACCCGCCGAGGTGCGCTCCCCCTCGGTGCTGATGAAGGCGGCCGCATCCGTCCCCGTCACAAACGCGGCCAGATCCTTGAGTTTGGAACGCAGCAGTCGGTCGAGCAAAACCGATACATAGGTGTGCTTCTGGCGGGCGAGCTTGCGCATCACCGCGACCAGCGTACCTCGGGCCGCCTTCGCCCAGAACGGATCGCCATGCTTGTCGGGGATCGTCGATTCAGCGATCTGATCGTAATGATAGTCGCGCGGCACATCGACCCAGGGCGACCAATGGGCGGTGCGCCGGTCAAGCGGATTAAGCAGCATGTCCTGCCCCTGCCGATAGAATTTTTCGACGAAGGTGCCGGCGGTATCATAGACAATGGCCCGACGGCCCGATTTGCGGATGCCATCCAGCATACCCACGATCAGGTTGGTCTTGCCCGTTCCGGGGGCACCGCAAAGCAGGATATGTTCGGGCTCGAACGCTTCCGGAACCGGGACCGAGCCGATGATGAGCGGTCCCTTCTTCTGGCTCCAAAGCGCGCGCCGAACCTGTCGGATCGTGCCGAAGCGGGCGCCGCGCAGATATTCGTTGGAGCCCAGCCCCCTGCCCGTCCGGGTAAAATAGAACCATGCCCAGCCTAGCATGGCCAGCGCAAAGAGGCCTGAGATCGCCGTCCCATGGAGCAGATAGATCTCGAAATTATGGAGGGTCTTCTTCGCCAGACTGGAGGCGACCAGCCAATCGGCTGAGGTCCAGTAGACTCGTCCATCGGGCGTATGGAACTGCACGGGATCATTGGTGCCCTCCGCTGCATCGACCTTGATCCAGGCTTCGGCCAGCTTGACCAGAACGAAACGTTCATAGGCGCTGGACTTCTCAAGCGCGTACAAGATGGTGCCGATGATCCAGATCACCAGCCCCGCCAGAAGCGTCTGATAGAAGACCTGGGTTGTCATCCGAACATTGTGAACGATGGCCTGCCCTCCCCGTGTCCAGGAGCCGAGCGTGTCGTTGCGAAAGATGCTCATTGACCATCCTCCCCGCCCAGCAGACCGCGCTCGGCCAGGATGGTGCGGGCCTGTGCCATGCCTTGTTCGAGGCCTTTGGGGGACTGCTGACCAACCGATGTCGCGAGGATGGAAAGGATCTGGATCGAGGTGGCGAGGATTTCGTCCTGCGACGTGAAAACGTATCGCCGACGCTCATCGACTGCCTGTTCCAGCAACTGCCGAACCAGACCCGACAAAGAAAGATTGGCTCCGCGAGCACGGCGCATCAAGGCTGCGTGCAGCGGACCATCAAGACGGAAATTGATCTTGGGCACGGGGGAAGGCCTCCACATTGGGAGACCTTCGCAGGAGTCATGAAGCGCTACGGAAGATATAGGCGAGCAGTCTGCTTTTCAAGACAAGCTTGCCAGTATGTAGCTCGCGTCCCGGTCCACGCGGACTTCCGGCAAGAGGGTTCTTGCTGGAGAACCCCCTCCCGCACTTATCCGATGGCAATGGCGGCGATGGTACAGGTACGACACGAAAAATGATTTCCTTACAGCTGGTTGATCGCCTCCGACCAAACGCTTGTGTGCGCCGTACAACGCGGCACGGAAAATCCGTCCTACGCGGCGGACAGCTTCAACAGGCTGATTTCAATGCAGAAATCCCCTGCAGCACCCGTGCGTAGGGTCCATTACAACATACGCCCTTCGGGGCGTGCGTCCGACCTCCCGCATGGGCTTGTCCCATGCGCCTATACGACACGCGGAACGCGGGTAACTCATTGATTTCGGCAGGGATCATTGAGCGCCCCGAAGGTTCGGCAATGACCGGCTGGAAGCCGGTCGAGCCGGTCCCGTTCACCGCTGCCCATAAATCCCCGCGTGTCCTGGGGAATAGCCCCGGACACGCTCCCTCCGGCCCTCCAAGCCGGGATTTATGGAGTAACCGCGCCATGCCACGCGCTGACAGAATTGATCTGATGAATACCGACATTGCCGCCCTTCCTTTGCCCCTTAGGGGCGAGGTCATTCTTCG from Novosphingobium humi encodes:
- the mobF gene encoding MobF family relaxase; this translates as MIQPQRLHGQPANIARYYTVGDYYTKGGNEPSEWGGKLAVDLGLSGPVDAKVLRTLLAGKVDDQQLGRHRSDGTIHHHPGWDFAVNAPKSVSIMALVAGDSRVLEAHEGAVTAAISYLEEQAQLRRREEGKVLYETTGRILVARFTEHGSRELDPHLHTHLVLLNMTNHESGERMASLESRVMYGEQRVAGQIYRNALAFGLREQGYEIDTDPRSGLFEIRGVPGDLIQQFSRRAEAIEEHARDHGLVGQKAQRASFYATRKAKAKVGEEELTAQWHQRAGDRLEALRAIAVSSQEREGKHLPPTQREASRAALFGLRQLEITEAVNNLGDILRTGLAAHVGEVRLEDIRSRVEEHEVMRKLLPTHEQTGDKILTRGRTSRQSWRQELALTQHIALGLDDARPIASSDRLLAVLEGTNLNGQQQRALIETALTRDRITAIHGVAGSGKSTLVRVLGEAAEPGTTLIALAPTSSAAAELGAKANIQSHTVASFVARGGQGITDRHVLVLDEAGQLGNRQARRLLDISRTTGARLLLLGDEKQTGAIEQGKPFWLMRRLGLPTVELTEAVRQETKSIKAAVTQARAGNFAEALAKLDSVSTVTDNEKMAEQVVNAWIRLKPDSRTATNILVLDNATRLIVNSKIREALKNESGLAAEDSRLSILAPAGMTDIEKHMARFYRAGQVLRFDREIAGLGVARHADYRVVGLGRETNGRQIVRLVDENGRTIRWDPQTARARHINVFNPENRDLAAGDRIQWRLVNRELDLRNAERGTVERLEGALATIRWDRDSRVQQVDLSEHKTWDHGYAETVYSAQSKTYPRVFVLAPVESPLVNAQNFYTAITRAQFGARLWTSNVEALVSKLERQSGEKTSSSEGLGRMKADRIDAFSRRQGTHLAHLKAEQERMRVERRDRALARHLERRERPPRSGGEHLAEGARRVVQVLDRFLEGILDRARVGRDTTAAELSRSTTAPVPQPEPTRGPER
- a CDS encoding type IV secretion system DNA-binding domain-containing protein, whose protein sequence is MSIFRNDTLGSWTRGGQAIVHNVRMTTQVFYQTLLAGLVIWIIGTILYALEKSSAYERFVLVKLAEAWIKVDAAEGTNDPVQFHTPDGRVYWTSADWLVASSLAKKTLHNFEIYLLHGTAISGLFALAMLGWAWFYFTRTGRGLGSNEYLRGARFGTIRQVRRALWSQKKGPLIIGSVPVPEAFEPEHILLCGAPGTGKTNLIVGMLDGIRKSGRRAIVYDTAGTFVEKFYRQGQDMLLNPLDRRTAHWSPWVDVPRDYHYDQIAESTIPDKHGDPFWAKAARGTLVAVMRKLARQKHTYVSVLLDRLLRSKLKDLAAFVTGTDAAAFISTEGERTSAGIQAELASVMRSFSYLDDTEDGFSIREWVEKGDEGSWLFITVKADQLPSLRPLITVWLDIAISAIMSLTPDRDRRLYCVIDELPTLQKLPSLSDFLARARKYGGCGILGFQSYPQLEATYGIQDAAAITGYCSTWVALRANDTATAKHVSENLGQVEQVEANEGMSYGVNDMRDGVNLSRMQVTRPLVMPTEVTNLPNLVGFLRFGRNLPVVRFNSRFNDIPSLGEAFAERTEPAFQIDKARTLVRMAHAEARVREAMEREATQMSVPDVIVADKPTRKPPKPPKEPAPPPPQSDLFQPLSAEVDPQRVEDILLNEEGAELPVPARVLWSILAGKQGQIQSDLVQHGRDDGPREPARPA
- a CDS encoding CopG family transcriptional regulator codes for the protein MPKINFRLDGPLHAALMRRARGANLSLSGLVRQLLEQAVDERRRYVFTSQDEILATSIQILSILATSVGQQSPKGLEQGMAQARTILAERGLLGGEDGQ